A single window of Chitinophaga sp. XS-30 DNA harbors:
- a CDS encoding NAD(P)/FAD-dependent oxidoreductase yields MHTDYDAIVVGSGPNGLAAAITLQQRGLAVLLLEGKDTIGGGMRTASFTLPGFLHDVCSAVHPMLAMSPFFQRLDLGRYGLECIQPSLPAVHPFDDGHAACLHRSLTATASGLDGDGTAYFRLFERLERNWPRIAGDVLAPLRLPAYPIEMARFGWVALRSSLAVADEFKSREARGLWAGMAAHSMQPLSNAATAATAMVLMLAGHLYGWPVVKGGSQCIADAMAEHFRSLGGKIETGFYVKDLRQLPSAKAVLFDITPRQLLKIAGYKLTAFYRWQLERYRYGMGVFKIDWALDDPAPFTNAACRLAGTVHLGNTIEEIAVAEQMVWDGRHPERPFVLYAQPSKLDPSRAPAGKHTAWAYCHVPRGSKKDMTEAIELQVERFAPGFRERILARHVMNTEDMEAYNPNYAGGDINGGVMDITQLFTRPALRASPYRTSAKGLYLCSSSTPPGGGVHGLCGYYAAKQALKDIFLLH; encoded by the coding sequence ATGCATACAGATTATGATGCGATCGTCGTAGGATCCGGGCCTAATGGTCTTGCCGCTGCCATCACCCTGCAACAGCGCGGTCTTGCTGTTTTGTTGCTGGAAGGGAAGGATACGATAGGGGGAGGGATGCGCACCGCTTCTTTTACACTGCCGGGGTTCCTGCATGATGTGTGCTCGGCCGTACACCCGATGCTGGCCATGTCTCCTTTTTTTCAACGGCTTGATCTGGGCAGATATGGACTGGAATGCATCCAGCCATCGCTGCCGGCTGTACATCCTTTCGACGATGGCCATGCGGCCTGTCTGCATCGTTCCCTCACGGCAACCGCCTCTGGTCTGGATGGCGACGGAACTGCCTATTTCCGTTTGTTTGAGCGGCTGGAACGAAACTGGCCCCGCATTGCCGGAGATGTGCTGGCGCCGCTTCGTTTACCCGCATATCCGATAGAAATGGCGCGCTTCGGCTGGGTGGCGTTGCGCTCTTCCCTCGCTGTTGCCGATGAATTCAAATCCCGGGAAGCCAGGGGCCTGTGGGCCGGCATGGCGGCCCACAGCATGCAACCGCTGTCCAACGCCGCCACTGCGGCAACGGCCATGGTGCTGATGCTGGCGGGGCATTTGTACGGATGGCCCGTGGTCAAAGGCGGTTCGCAATGTATTGCAGATGCCATGGCAGAACATTTCCGCTCTCTGGGAGGAAAGATCGAAACCGGATTTTATGTAAAAGACCTCCGGCAATTACCATCCGCCAAAGCGGTATTATTTGATATCACTCCACGGCAGTTGCTGAAGATCGCAGGGTATAAGCTTACCGCCTTCTATCGCTGGCAGCTGGAACGTTACCGTTACGGAATGGGCGTGTTCAAGATAGACTGGGCGCTGGATGATCCCGCGCCTTTTACCAACGCAGCCTGCAGGCTGGCGGGAACGGTGCACCTCGGCAATACCATTGAGGAAATTGCCGTAGCGGAGCAAATGGTTTGGGATGGCCGGCACCCCGAGCGCCCTTTCGTCCTCTATGCGCAGCCCAGCAAGCTCGATCCTTCGCGTGCGCCCGCGGGTAAACATACCGCATGGGCATATTGTCATGTGCCGAGAGGCTCCAAAAAGGATATGACCGAAGCGATAGAATTGCAGGTGGAGCGCTTTGCCCCCGGGTTCCGGGAACGCATCCTGGCCCGGCATGTTATGAATACCGAAGATATGGAAGCGTATAATCCGAATTATGCCGGGGGGGATATCAACGGCGGCGTAATGGATATCACACAGTTGTTCACCCGGCCTGCGCTCCGTGCCTCTCCCTACCGGACGTCCGCCAAAGGGCTGTATCTCTGCTCCTCATCAACCCCGCCCGGCGGTGGTGTGCACGGCCTCTGCGGTTACTACGCAGCAAAGCAGGCACTGAAAGACATATTTTTATTACATTAG
- a CDS encoding flavin reductase family protein translates to MPDYRKKDLPVWEIRRFLEPGPVVLVSSAWKGRRNIMAMGWHTVMEFSPSRIGCFITAANHSYEMIRKSRECVINIPTADLISQVIRIGNTTGSEVDKFELTGLTPQPAEKVDAPLIKECYANFECKVTDTSLLKKYSFFILEVVKAHAATSPKYPRTLHYRGDGVFMISGENVNHRRKFRKENL, encoded by the coding sequence ATGCCGGACTACAGAAAAAAAGACCTCCCTGTATGGGAGATACGCCGCTTCCTCGAACCCGGGCCGGTCGTACTGGTCAGCTCCGCCTGGAAAGGCCGCCGGAACATCATGGCGATGGGCTGGCATACGGTAATGGAGTTCTCCCCTTCCCGTATCGGTTGCTTTATCACCGCCGCCAATCACAGCTACGAAATGATCCGCAAAAGCCGGGAATGCGTCATTAATATTCCAACGGCCGACCTGATCAGCCAGGTGATCCGGATCGGCAACACCACGGGCAGCGAAGTGGACAAATTCGAGTTGACCGGCCTGACCCCGCAGCCAGCCGAAAAAGTGGATGCCCCATTGATAAAAGAGTGTTATGCCAATTTTGAATGCAAGGTCACAGACACCAGCCTGTTAAAGAAATACAGCTTCTTCATCCTGGAAGTAGTGAAAGCCCACGCCGCCACATCTCCGAAATACCCGCGTACGCTGCATTACCGGGGAGATGGCGTTTTCATGATATCAGGGGAAAATGTTAATCACCGCAGAAAATTCCGGAAGGAAAATCTCTGA
- a CDS encoding RNA polymerase sigma-70 factor: MTQQEINTKIRQWLQGDDSAFECIFHQYYPRVTAYYHKYMQDHTFSEDMTMEVLVKVWRNRHVIRTASLFENYLFTIARNHLINAWRKKIDTLLSLDTASGYADARETDTLLYKELETEYKQGLSVLPEQRRRIFLMHREENLSYREIAARLHISPKTVENQISATLKLLRTRLAEHLTSILL; the protein is encoded by the coding sequence ATGACTCAACAGGAAATCAACACAAAAATCCGGCAATGGCTGCAGGGCGATGATAGCGCCTTTGAATGTATCTTCCATCAATATTATCCGCGTGTCACTGCCTACTATCATAAATATATGCAGGACCATACCTTCTCCGAAGATATGACCATGGAGGTGCTGGTAAAGGTCTGGCGCAACCGCCATGTTATCCGTACAGCCAGCCTGTTCGAAAATTACCTCTTCACTATCGCCAGGAACCACCTCATCAATGCATGGCGGAAAAAGATCGATACCCTCCTTTCTCTTGATACCGCCTCGGGATATGCTGATGCCCGCGAAACCGATACCCTGCTCTACAAGGAACTGGAAACGGAGTACAAGCAAGGGCTTTCCGTACTGCCTGAACAAAGGCGCCGGATATTTCTCATGCACCGCGAAGAAAACCTGAGTTACCGCGAAATTGCGGCCCGGCTGCACATCTCTCCCAAAACCGTTGAAAACCAGATATCCGCTACCCTCAAACTGCTTCGTACCCGCCTGGCGGAGCACCTCACGTCCATTCTCCTGTAA
- a CDS encoding RagB/SusD family nutrient uptake outer membrane protein: MKKILFILLVSLAAGCSKQLTEDPRGLVVGTTGLSNMAGLESALSGAYSSLMVGFESGFVTVSQIAMCMGADDLTTHPGSNKEEFREFDRFNVSSLNSRMIPLWRGCYKTIQSTTNIINNYTAVQDGEEVKIQEIVGEACFLRALCYYWLTRYWGDIPIIPSEKYSEEYLNLQKSPPADVYKLIEEDLAKAEAWVPNTKRHPGRPNKGSVKALLADVYLTQGGWPVNDASKYALAAAKAKEVIDNKGIYAFDLYQDGFLRIFTGGTSEDVFTLFTRGNWITYNSFYGVSGMPDEEAGWSDFFPELNFYNDFPAGSRKDATFSTAFIKPGTTTPIPWQNLATKHPYYKKFRVQTGNPAVYMSNSPVLMIRYAHVLLIYAEAQARSSAAPDTEAYNAVNAVRFRAGLGDLTPGLGTDDFIKAVIDERAWEFAGEWNRWFDLVRLDMVAEANANKHADDLKPAGPITQQHYWMPIPGADALVNPNL, from the coding sequence ATGAAAAAGATACTTTTTATACTGCTTGTTTCCCTTGCTGCCGGTTGCAGCAAGCAGCTCACGGAAGATCCCCGCGGCCTGGTGGTGGGCACAACGGGCCTGAGCAATATGGCTGGTCTGGAATCGGCGCTCAGCGGCGCTTACAGCAGCCTGATGGTTGGTTTTGAAAGCGGTTTCGTAACGGTGTCCCAGATCGCCATGTGCATGGGCGCGGACGATCTGACCACGCATCCCGGTTCCAACAAGGAGGAGTTCCGGGAGTTTGACCGGTTCAATGTATCATCGCTGAACAGCCGCATGATCCCCCTCTGGCGCGGCTGTTACAAAACCATTCAGTCCACGACCAATATCATCAACAACTATACCGCCGTGCAGGACGGAGAAGAGGTGAAGATACAGGAGATCGTAGGCGAAGCCTGTTTTTTGCGCGCCTTATGTTACTACTGGCTGACCCGCTACTGGGGCGATATTCCGATCATCCCTTCCGAGAAATATTCGGAGGAATACCTGAACCTGCAAAAAAGCCCGCCCGCTGATGTGTACAAACTGATAGAAGAAGACCTGGCCAAAGCGGAAGCGTGGGTGCCCAATACTAAACGTCATCCCGGCAGGCCCAACAAAGGATCGGTGAAGGCATTGCTGGCGGATGTGTATCTCACCCAGGGCGGATGGCCTGTCAACGATGCATCGAAATATGCACTGGCTGCGGCTAAAGCGAAAGAGGTGATCGACAACAAGGGTATCTATGCATTCGATCTGTACCAGGATGGCTTTCTGCGGATATTCACCGGCGGCACATCGGAAGATGTATTCACCCTGTTCACCCGCGGCAACTGGATCACTTACAATTCATTCTACGGCGTGTCCGGTATGCCTGATGAAGAGGCAGGCTGGAGCGACTTTTTCCCGGAGCTGAATTTTTATAACGATTTCCCGGCCGGATCGCGCAAGGATGCCACGTTTTCCACGGCGTTCATCAAACCCGGTACTACCACGCCGATCCCCTGGCAGAACCTTGCCACCAAACATCCGTACTATAAAAAGTTCCGGGTACAGACCGGCAATCCGGCTGTTTATATGTCCAACAGCCCCGTGCTGATGATCCGCTATGCGCATGTGCTGCTCATCTATGCGGAAGCGCAGGCAAGGTCTTCCGCGGCGCCAGATACGGAGGCTTACAATGCGGTCAATGCCGTTCGCTTTCGTGCAGGGCTGGGCGACCTGACTCCTGGCCTTGGTACGGACGATTTTATCAAAGCGGTGATCGATGAAAGGGCCTGGGAATTCGCCGGGGAATGGAACCGCTGGTTCGACCTGGTACGGCTGGATATGGTGGCCGAAGCCAATGCGAACAAACATGCGGACGACCTGAAGCCGGCCGGCCCCATTACCCAACAGCATTACTGGATGCCGATACCCGGTGCGGATGCCCTGGTGAATCCGAATTTGTAA
- a CDS encoding DUF4886 domain-containing protein gives MMLSRCRALLLFVCVCLLSTAHGQTKKLRLFIIGNSFSGNAATYLPVLAEEGGYELEIGRAELGGCSLERHWRLADTTEEASRAYKGRSLKEMLAEGKWDVVTMQQYSLLSGDPDTYRPYAKKLYDLIKSLQPDATIVLHQTWAYRTDAKGFGKINRKERAAHAQEMYNHSRAAYHTIANELEVRVIPVGDAFWMMNGDPVWAYKKDSAYNFDNPVAPALPEQKNSLHVGYRWANGTLRFDANHANTAGCYLGSLVWYRFLFQAPVKDVKFRPEQITEEMGEQLKRVAAAVSL, from the coding sequence ATGATGTTATCAAGATGCAGAGCGCTACTCCTGTTCGTATGTGTATGTTTATTGTCCACCGCTCACGGGCAAACGAAAAAGCTTCGCCTTTTTATTATCGGGAACAGTTTCTCGGGGAATGCCGCAACTTACCTGCCGGTGCTGGCGGAGGAGGGAGGTTATGAATTGGAGATCGGGCGCGCGGAGCTTGGCGGCTGCTCCCTGGAAAGGCACTGGCGGCTGGCAGACACCACCGAAGAAGCCAGCAGAGCCTACAAAGGCCGGTCGTTAAAGGAAATGCTGGCGGAGGGGAAATGGGATGTGGTGACCATGCAGCAGTATTCCCTGCTTTCCGGCGATCCGGATACTTATCGTCCTTATGCGAAAAAATTGTATGATCTGATCAAATCCCTGCAGCCGGATGCCACCATTGTTTTGCATCAGACCTGGGCTTACCGTACCGATGCCAAAGGTTTCGGAAAGATCAATCGCAAAGAGCGGGCGGCCCATGCACAGGAGATGTACAATCATTCCAGGGCTGCCTACCACACGATAGCCAATGAGTTGGAAGTGCGGGTGATCCCCGTTGGAGATGCTTTCTGGATGATGAATGGTGATCCGGTGTGGGCGTATAAAAAAGACAGTGCTTATAATTTTGATAACCCCGTAGCTCCCGCATTGCCGGAACAGAAAAATTCCCTGCATGTGGGGTATCGCTGGGCAAACGGCACATTGCGGTTTGATGCCAACCATGCGAACACCGCAGGTTGTTACCTCGGTTCGCTGGTTTGGTACCGTTTCCTGTTCCAGGCGCCGGTAAAGGATGTGAAATTCAGGCCGGAACAGATAACGGAGGAGATGGGCGAACAGCTGAAACGTGTAGCCGCAGCCGTTTCATTGTAA
- a CDS encoding RNA polymerase sigma factor: protein MIAEGDETAFRQLFQSYAPQLQPVIMHLTKTAAVADDIIQETFLRLWISRDKLPGIENPRSWILRIVFHQSFSWLRRQAVHHKALDAISLREETGSTTEEEVIYHAIVKSIAEAVQQLPAQAKRIYLLSREKGLKIPEIALELGLSPNTVKNSLVRSLKSIRERIEQAGHYLPLFLLALHVMQELF, encoded by the coding sequence ATGATTGCGGAGGGCGATGAAACAGCCTTCCGGCAACTTTTCCAGTCGTATGCCCCACAGCTGCAGCCTGTTATCATGCATCTCACCAAAACCGCGGCGGTTGCTGACGATATCATTCAGGAAACTTTCCTTCGTCTCTGGATCAGCCGGGACAAGCTGCCGGGTATCGAAAACCCCCGTTCCTGGATACTGCGTATCGTCTTCCACCAGTCTTTCAGCTGGCTGCGCCGCCAGGCCGTGCATCACAAAGCCCTGGACGCTATTTCCCTCCGGGAGGAGACGGGCAGTACTACGGAAGAAGAGGTGATCTATCATGCCATCGTCAAAAGCATTGCAGAGGCGGTGCAGCAATTACCGGCGCAGGCAAAACGCATCTACCTGCTCAGCCGCGAAAAAGGCCTGAAGATCCCTGAAATAGCGCTGGAGTTGGGACTTTCCCCCAATACCGTCAAAAACTCCCTCGTCCGGTCCCTTAAAAGCATCCGCGAACGGATAGAACAGGCAGGGCATTATCTACCGTTGTTCCTGCTGGCCCTGCATGTTATGCAGGAGCTTTTTTGA
- a CDS encoding TonB-dependent receptor, producing the protein MKLTVLLMTISLLQVHAAGRAQTVTLSKQNISLGKVFAEIGKQTGYTFLYTDEQLSHARTISLNVKDIPLQEALDLCFRNQPLTYVITDRIIVVKRRTLAGADHRTADTEISGTVKDEKGEPLPGVTIQVKGTSKGVVTNEQGNFLITVADANAILVISSIGFDRQEIALAGRREITVTLQASASRMNELVVVGYGEQRKSTLTNAITTISSKQFEEQPVNRFDQVLQGRAAGVQVTNSTGAPGGSVRIRIRGSNSINGDNGPLYVVDGFIGAEFFAINPDDIASIQILKDASATAIYGSRGANGVVIVTTKKGSKDGLKVNFTTRLSSSQVIKKMDLLNAGDYAQVANEHAAAVGTTAPFTAEQIASFRANGGTDWQDEIFRNALGQEYMLSLNGGNDKTGYFISGNYLDQEGVINNSSYKRYTLRSNINSQLSKKISTFLNITGSYSAAQNVDIPADGTISPLAQAITWSPTVPVRNAVGGYTLQDPVGSAFNNPVAITTEGIVATDRMMANMIGGFRYEDMLPGLSFSIQYGANYLGYENKSFTGKAINNNVASASYRSNKEVRLQNTNTLNYRKIFNKAHSLDVTAVVEYQQSTYNYVSAGASNLSYESLQWNNLTQGTPGTPGSGYSRWGLFSLVGRVNYGYRDKYLASAAIRRDGSSKFSDLNRFSYFPSFSAGWVLSEEPFIRDLHIFSNLKLRGSWGLTGSEAVGPYSTFSAYASRNASFSNNSHVTGIVLGNIGNPDLKWETTAQKNFGLEAGLLNGRINFTADYFVKDTRDLLLNETLPFYLGGNTITRNVGSVQNKGWEFSVDAVVIDKGKLNWNTWLNVSFLENSVVSIGSGKEMIFDPNNRKIGGGMSPQSEFVIMPGQSLGAIWGLTYLGTWKPSEAAAAAEYGAVPGDSRYLDKDGNNAIDADDYGVIGSGIPKTSFGWNNTLRYGAFSLNVFFQGLFGFDKLNYNNAAAMYHGGDAREATLVDIKDRYIPGVNETSDIPAFSTTNRNFTQSTRFLEKADFLRLKNISLSYDIPKSKIWNTVGVKVFLGATNLFTITGYSGIDPEASSSAGDIRQGIDYGSYPNTKAITGGVTVSF; encoded by the coding sequence ATGAAATTAACGGTGCTTTTGATGACCATTTCCCTCCTGCAGGTACATGCAGCGGGACGTGCACAAACAGTTACCCTTTCTAAACAGAACATCTCCCTGGGCAAGGTATTTGCCGAGATCGGAAAACAGACCGGCTATACTTTCCTCTACACGGATGAACAATTATCCCATGCCCGTACCATCAGCCTGAACGTTAAAGATATTCCGCTGCAGGAGGCGCTGGACCTGTGTTTCAGGAACCAGCCGCTGACCTATGTCATCACGGACAGGATCATTGTGGTAAAACGGAGAACGCTTGCCGGTGCAGATCACCGGACGGCGGACACCGAAATAAGCGGCACCGTGAAAGATGAAAAAGGAGAACCGTTACCCGGTGTTACCATCCAGGTGAAAGGCACTTCCAAAGGCGTAGTGACCAATGAACAGGGAAATTTCCTCATCACGGTGGCCGATGCCAACGCGATACTGGTAATATCTTCCATTGGTTTTGACCGGCAGGAGATCGCGCTTGCCGGGAGGAGAGAGATCACCGTAACGCTGCAAGCCTCCGCCTCCAGGATGAATGAGCTGGTCGTGGTAGGTTATGGCGAACAACGCAAATCCACCCTCACCAATGCCATTACCACTATATCTTCCAAACAGTTCGAAGAGCAGCCGGTGAACCGGTTCGACCAGGTATTGCAGGGCAGGGCTGCCGGTGTGCAGGTGACCAATTCCACCGGCGCTCCCGGCGGCAGTGTGCGCATCCGCATCCGCGGTTCCAATTCCATCAACGGCGATAACGGCCCGCTTTATGTTGTGGATGGCTTTATCGGCGCGGAATTCTTCGCCATCAATCCCGATGATATCGCTTCCATCCAGATACTGAAAGACGCTTCCGCTACCGCGATCTATGGCAGCCGTGGCGCTAACGGTGTGGTGATCGTGACCACCAAGAAAGGCAGCAAAGACGGGCTGAAGGTGAATTTCACCACCCGCCTGTCATCCTCACAGGTCATTAAAAAAATGGATCTGCTGAATGCAGGCGACTATGCCCAGGTAGCCAATGAACATGCCGCGGCAGTTGGTACTACCGCGCCCTTTACAGCAGAGCAGATCGCATCATTCCGCGCCAATGGCGGAACGGACTGGCAGGATGAGATATTCCGCAACGCACTCGGGCAGGAATATATGCTGAGCCTCAACGGCGGGAACGACAAAACGGGTTACTTCATCTCCGGTAACTACCTGGACCAGGAAGGAGTGATCAACAACTCATCTTACAAGCGTTACACTCTACGTTCCAATATCAACTCGCAACTATCCAAAAAAATTTCCACCTTCCTGAATATCACCGGCTCTTACAGTGCCGCTCAGAATGTGGATATCCCTGCCGATGGAACCATCAGCCCGCTGGCACAGGCGATCACCTGGTCGCCTACCGTGCCGGTGAGGAACGCAGTCGGCGGTTACACGTTGCAGGACCCGGTTGGCTCCGCATTCAACAACCCCGTGGCCATCACCACCGAAGGGATCGTGGCAACGGATCGCATGATGGCCAATATGATCGGCGGGTTCCGTTATGAAGACATGCTGCCGGGGCTTTCCTTCAGCATACAGTACGGCGCCAATTATCTTGGTTATGAGAACAAAAGCTTTACCGGCAAAGCCATCAATAACAATGTGGCATCCGCCAGCTACCGTTCCAACAAAGAGGTCCGTCTGCAGAACACCAATACGCTGAACTACAGGAAAATATTCAACAAGGCGCATAGCCTGGATGTGACGGCGGTAGTGGAATACCAGCAGTCCACCTACAACTACGTTTCCGCCGGGGCCTCCAATTTATCTTACGAATCCCTGCAATGGAATAACCTCACGCAAGGCACACCCGGTACGCCAGGCTCCGGTTATTCCAGGTGGGGGCTGTTTTCCCTCGTAGGCCGTGTGAATTACGGATACAGGGATAAGTACCTGGCCTCTGCCGCCATCCGCCGGGATGGTTCTTCCAAATTTTCCGATCTCAACAGGTTCAGCTATTTTCCTTCTTTTTCCGCAGGATGGGTATTGTCTGAAGAGCCTTTCATCCGTGACCTTCATATATTCAGCAACCTGAAGCTGCGTGGCAGCTGGGGCCTCACCGGCAGCGAGGCGGTTGGGCCGTACAGCACTTTCTCCGCCTATGCGTCACGCAATGCCTCCTTCAGCAACAACTCCCATGTTACGGGCATTGTGCTGGGCAATATCGGGAATCCAGACCTGAAATGGGAAACCACAGCGCAGAAAAACTTTGGTCTGGAAGCGGGGCTGCTGAACGGCAGGATCAACTTCACGGCCGATTACTTTGTAAAAGATACGCGAGACCTGTTGCTGAATGAAACCCTGCCGTTTTACCTCGGCGGCAATACCATTACCCGCAATGTAGGATCAGTGCAGAACAAGGGCTGGGAGTTTTCTGTAGACGCGGTGGTGATAGACAAGGGGAAGCTGAACTGGAATACCTGGCTGAACGTCTCGTTCCTGGAGAACAGCGTGGTATCCATCGGTTCCGGAAAGGAAATGATCTTCGACCCGAACAACCGGAAGATCGGTGGCGGCATGTCCCCGCAATCCGAATTTGTGATCATGCCCGGGCAGTCGCTCGGCGCTATATGGGGCCTTACTTATCTCGGCACCTGGAAACCTTCAGAAGCAGCTGCCGCTGCGGAATACGGCGCGGTGCCGGGGGATTCCCGGTACCTGGACAAAGACGGCAACAATGCCATCGATGCGGATGATTACGGCGTGATCGGTTCCGGCATTCCCAAAACCTCCTTCGGCTGGAACAACACCCTGCGTTATGGCGCCTTTTCGCTGAATGTTTTCTTTCAGGGATTGTTTGGTTTCGACAAGCTGAACTACAACAATGCCGCAGCTATGTACCACGGTGGTGATGCGAGGGAAGCCACGCTGGTGGATATCAAAGACCGGTACATTCCGGGGGTGAACGAAACATCGGACATTCCGGCCTTCAGCACCACGAACCGCAACTTTACCCAGTCCACCCGCTTTCTGGAAAAAGCGGATTTCCTGCGGCTGAAGAACATCAGCCTGTCTTACGACATCCCGAAGTCAAAGATCTGGAATACGGTTGGCGTAAAGGTATTCCTTGGTGCAACGAACCTGTTCACGATCACCGGTTACTCCGGTATCGATCCGGAAGCCAGTTCATCTGCCGGTGATATCCGCCAGGGGATCGATTACGGTTCTTATCCCAATACCAAAGCTATTACCGGCGGCGTAACGGTGAGTTTCTAA
- a CDS encoding FecR family protein → MQHKSVDTALLRQYFEGKCNREQLKTIRQYLEDPAYSASLEEFMQQHWQEDSGANADPLPLQARYRQFRDIVSELDITNNQKPAAKTRSLRAPWRFAAAAILIGLLIAAGISLWYAPDLHKTQNNTAWVDMKNEAGKRTSFMLPDSSLVFLNAASHLRYNTEYGKTNRELLLEGEAYFVVAPGGEHPFAVKTGSLTTIDISTEFNIRHFGNQADIEVTVAKGSVKVMNDSRDLAVLHHREQLKFDSQRHQFSTALLANDLEEVGGWRNGILAFRKSSLRDVAAELERYYGVQIIFDRPEVSAMLLTTTLHNATLEEAMDIISFTTGLKITLESAARLRIW, encoded by the coding sequence ATGCAGCATAAATCAGTTGACACCGCGCTGTTGCGACAATATTTTGAGGGCAAATGCAACAGGGAGCAATTAAAGACCATCAGGCAATACCTGGAAGATCCCGCCTACAGTGCTTCGCTGGAGGAATTCATGCAACAGCACTGGCAGGAGGATAGTGGAGCAAATGCGGACCCGCTGCCTTTGCAGGCCAGGTACCGGCAATTCAGGGATATTGTCAGCGAGCTGGACATCACCAACAACCAAAAGCCTGCCGCCAAAACCCGTTCGCTGCGTGCTCCATGGCGTTTTGCCGCGGCCGCGATACTCATTGGCCTGCTGATCGCCGCAGGTATAAGCCTGTGGTATGCGCCTGATCTGCACAAAACACAAAATAATACCGCGTGGGTGGACATGAAGAATGAAGCCGGTAAAAGGACCTCTTTCATGCTGCCGGACAGCTCGCTGGTTTTTCTCAATGCGGCCAGTCACTTACGGTACAATACGGAGTATGGCAAAACCAATCGTGAACTGCTGCTGGAAGGCGAAGCATATTTCGTTGTGGCGCCCGGCGGAGAACATCCCTTTGCGGTAAAAACCGGCAGCCTCACCACGATAGACATCAGCACGGAGTTCAATATCCGGCACTTCGGCAACCAGGCGGATATTGAAGTCACCGTAGCCAAAGGCAGTGTAAAGGTCATGAATGATTCGCGCGACCTCGCAGTGCTGCATCATCGCGAACAGCTGAAATTCGACTCACAGCGGCACCAATTCTCCACGGCCCTGCTGGCAAATGATCTGGAAGAAGTCGGCGGATGGCGGAATGGCATTCTTGCTTTCAGAAAAAGTTCGCTGCGCGATGTGGCCGCTGAGCTGGAAAGATATTATGGCGTACAGATCATCTTCGATCGCCCGGAAGTTTCGGCCATGCTGCTGACCACCACTTTGCACAATGCCACTTTGGAAGAAGCGATGGATATCATCTCGTTCACAACAGGACTGAAAATAACGCTTGAAAGTGCAGCCAGACTGAGGATATGGTAA
- a CDS encoding FecR family protein, which yields MTLQDRLAYLVGRAVQHTATDAELEELTRLMAEDETGEVALQVESLLPPPVPGNTDPAHWDEIAGRILASDRPAKVVPMRRRYWGWVAAAVLLTGAAGTFWLMRDDRPAQTHTVKQEIKNDVVPGGNKAMLTLADGTQIPLDSTASGTLASQGNTILQMQGNGQLAYESSAPDEKAPLIYNTIATPRGGQFSVTLSDGSRVWLNASSSLRYPAHFSGDAREVSLTGEAYFEVAKQDKPFFVKVNDMDVAVLGTHFNIMAYEDEARVNTTLLEGAVRVSHGNSRYRLSPGQGASLLKSTGVLHMQEQVNTAEAVAWKNGLLHFGGNDLQSAMRMIARWYDVEVVYRSPVQAHFRGVIPRNVNVSEVLQMLEMTGEVHFEVKGKQIIVSP from the coding sequence TTGACCTTACAAGACCGCCTGGCATACCTCGTTGGCAGGGCTGTACAGCATACCGCTACGGATGCCGAACTGGAAGAGCTGACCCGTCTGATGGCAGAAGACGAAACGGGTGAAGTAGCCTTGCAGGTGGAATCCCTGCTTCCGCCGCCCGTTCCCGGTAATACCGATCCGGCACATTGGGATGAGATCGCCGGCCGCATTCTCGCATCAGACCGCCCCGCTAAGGTTGTACCCATGCGCCGCCGTTACTGGGGATGGGTTGCCGCTGCGGTGTTACTGACCGGCGCTGCCGGCACTTTCTGGCTGATGCGGGACGATCGCCCTGCACAAACGCATACGGTAAAACAGGAGATCAAAAACGATGTGGTTCCCGGTGGCAATAAAGCCATGCTGACCCTCGCCGATGGTACGCAAATACCGCTGGACAGTACGGCGAGCGGTACACTGGCGTCACAAGGCAATACCATATTGCAGATGCAGGGCAATGGCCAACTGGCCTATGAATCTTCCGCTCCGGATGAAAAAGCTCCGTTGATCTACAATACTATTGCCACACCCCGCGGCGGACAGTTCAGTGTTACGTTGTCCGATGGCAGCAGGGTATGGCTCAACGCCTCCAGCAGCCTGCGTTATCCCGCGCATTTCTCCGGGGATGCCCGCGAGGTGTCGCTTACCGGCGAGGCCTATTTTGAAGTCGCTAAACAAGACAAGCCCTTTTTCGTGAAAGTGAATGATATGGATGTAGCCGTGCTGGGCACACATTTCAATATCATGGCGTATGAAGACGAAGCCCGGGTGAATACCACCCTGCTGGAAGGGGCGGTGCGCGTCAGCCATGGGAACAGCCGCTACCGCCTGTCTCCCGGACAGGGTGCTAGCCTCCTGAAAAGCACCGGCGTCCTGCATATGCAGGAACAGGTGAATACCGCGGAAGCCGTGGCATGGAAGAACGGCCTGCTGCATTTCGGCGGCAACGACCTGCAATCGGCAATGCGGATGATCGCGAGATGGTATGATGTGGAAGTCGTGTACCGCTCACCTGTACAGGCGCACTTCAGGGGCGTTATCCCTCGTAATGTGAATGTATCCGAAGTGCTGCAGATGCTGGAAATGACGGGGGAAGTGCATTTCGAGGTCAAAGGAAAACAGATTATCGTATCACCATAA